The genomic interval GCTCAAAAAAATTATTATTAAACATATGTGCTAGACGAGCATATTCTCTGGTAACAAAAAAATTCACACTGAATCTACCTTTAGTATTCTGACAGATATCTTTCTTTACCAATATTACATCCGTTCCTTTCAAATAATCCCTTACTGCTTTTAATTCTCGTTCTATTTCTGGTGTAATATCCTTCACTATATAGGTAAACTTTGCGCTGCGAGATTTTACATTGGTGCGATAAACAGTAATGCCCCATTTATTGTCTATAGAAGTTCTGTCTGCCATCATGCTTAACTCTTCTCTTGAAAGATCATGCCACAAGTTTCCACACTCGATCTCTTCTACAAAAATTGCATCATTCATCTTTTCTCCTTAGCATTTCACTGTTTACTTCAACTGTTGTTTTTACATTCCCCCGAGGATTAAAATCCCCCACCACTTGCAGGTACTTAGGCTTTAAAATATTATACAAAGCGTCAAATATCTCATTTGTTGCATTTTCATGAGAAATATAACATGCCCTGTATTTATTTAAAAATAATTTCAGAGATTTCAGTTCAACCACATGTCTATCCGGGATATAGGCTATCTTTATAGTAGCAAAATCCGGATAACCGGAATGAGGACACAAACAGGTAAACTCAGAAAACTCTATATGGATCTTATAATCTTTGTCTGGAAAACTATTTTCCCAAACTTTTAATTGGTTTCGCAAGATGGCTTCTTCTCCGTATTTCATTTTTTCATAAATTTTTAATTATAAAGAAAACATCTCA from Deltaproteobacteria bacterium carries:
- the queF gene encoding NADPH-dependent 7-cyano-7-deazaguanine reductase QueF; translation: MKYGEEAILRNQLKVWENSFPDKDYKIHIEFSEFTCLCPHSGYPDFATIKIAYIPDRHVVELKSLKLFLNKYRACYISHENATNEIFDALYNILKPKYLQVVGDFNPRGNVKTTVEVNSEMLRRKDE